One region of Callithrix jacchus isolate 240 chromosome 16, calJac240_pri, whole genome shotgun sequence genomic DNA includes:
- the LOC118148489 gene encoding E3 ubiquitin-protein ligase PDZRN3-like translates to MLSSSLAGSQIVDSGPAAKEGGLQIHDRIIEVNGKDLSRATHDQAVEAFKTAKEPIVVQVLRRTLRTKMFTPPSESQLVDTGTQTDITFEHIMALTKMSSPSLPVLDPYLLPEEDQLNSLATFFLSAATNMLEVRSVIALC, encoded by the exons ATGCTGTCCTCTTCCCTTGCTGGCTCTCAGATAGTTGACAGTGGGCCCGCAGCCAAGGAAGGAGGCCTGCAAATTCATGACAGGATTATCGAGGTCAACGGCAAAGACTTATCCAGAGCAACTCATGACCAGGCTGTGGAAGCTTTCAAGACAGCCAAGGAGCCCATAGTGGTACAGGTGTTGAGAAGAACGCTGAGGACCAAAATGTTCACACCTCCGTCAGAGTCGCAGCTGGTAGACACAGGAACCCAAACCGACATCACCTTTGAACACATCATGGCCCTCACTAAGATGTCCTCTCCCAGCCTGCCTGTGCTGGATCCCTATCTCTTGCCAGAGGA GGATCAACTCAACAGTCTCGCCACCTTCTTCCTGTCAGCAGCCACCAACATGCTGGAAGTCAG GTCTGTCATTGCACTCTGCTGA